One part of the Caproiciproducens sp. CPB-2 genome encodes these proteins:
- the tpiA gene encoding triose-phosphate isomerase yields the protein MNKKLRKAVIAGNWKMNKTPAEATQLIEAIKPLVKDADCGVVACVPYVDLAAALEAAKGSNIGIGAQNCHWEKSGAFTGEISADMLVSTGVQYVIIGHSERRTYFGETDVTVNKRIRAALDGGLSVILCVGEYLEQREQGITDELVAMQTKIALGGVSKDELKKIIIAYEPIWAIGTGKTATAQQANEVCAVIRAAVAKLYDKASADAITIQYGGSMNAKNAAELLDQPDVDGGLIGGASLKPADFAEIVKAASR from the coding sequence ATGAACAAAAAGCTGAGAAAAGCAGTCATCGCCGGCAACTGGAAAATGAACAAAACCCCCGCCGAGGCAACCCAACTGATTGAGGCGATCAAGCCCCTGGTAAAAGACGCGGACTGCGGCGTTGTCGCGTGCGTGCCCTATGTCGACCTTGCCGCCGCGCTGGAAGCCGCGAAGGGCTCCAACATCGGCATCGGTGCCCAGAACTGCCACTGGGAAAAGAGCGGCGCCTTCACCGGGGAAATTTCCGCCGACATGCTGGTTTCCACAGGCGTACAGTACGTGATCATCGGCCACAGCGAGCGCAGGACCTATTTCGGTGAAACGGACGTCACCGTAAACAAGCGCATCCGCGCGGCGCTGGACGGCGGACTTTCCGTCATCCTCTGCGTGGGCGAATATCTGGAGCAGCGCGAACAGGGCATCACCGACGAACTGGTCGCCATGCAGACCAAAATCGCTCTCGGCGGCGTCAGCAAGGACGAGCTGAAAAAGATCATCATCGCCTATGAGCCGATCTGGGCCATCGGCACCGGCAAAACGGCGACCGCGCAGCAGGCCAACGAAGTCTGCGCCGTCATCCGCGCAGCCGTCGCGAAGCTGTACGACAAGGCGAGCGCCGACGCGATCACCATTCAGTACGGCGGTTCCATGAACGCCAAAAACGCGGCGGAGCTGCTCGACCAGCCCGATGTGGACGGCGGCCTGATCGGCGGCGCTTCCTTAAAGCCGGCCGACTTTGCGGAGATCGTAAAGGCCGCAAGCAGGTAA
- the gpmI gene encoding 2,3-bisphosphoglycerate-independent phosphoglycerate mutase, giving the protein MKKPLILMILDGFGIAGESGNAIKAAHKPNIDRLFANNPITQIGASGLDVGLPDGQMGNSEVGHTNIGAGRIVYQELTRITKSIQDGDFFENPAFLAAADNAAKNGGALHLIGLLSAGGVHSHNRHLYALVELAKRRGCKKVYVHALLDGRDVPPDSGKGYVAECAEKLKEIGVGEIATVMGRYYAMDRDNRWERVEKAYAAMAYGEGIQCGDPVQAIEDSYQKKVTDEFVVPTVCAKDAAVKANDSVIFFNFRPDRAREITRTFVDPDFQGFERRNGFFPLTYVCMTQYDATMPNVLVAFKPQSLKNTFGEYISDKGLTQLRIAETEKYAHVTFFFNGGVEKQYPGEDRVLIHSPKVATYDLQPEMSAYEVTDALVERIKSGKYDVIILNFANCDMVGHTGIFSAAKAAVEAVDACVGRVVHAISEAGGVALITADHGNADKMYEEDGSPFTAHTTNPVPFCVVGYPCRLRSGGRLADIAPTMLKILDLPQPPEMDGVSIIE; this is encoded by the coding sequence ATGAAAAAACCTTTGATACTGATGATACTCGACGGTTTTGGGATCGCCGGAGAGAGCGGCAACGCGATCAAGGCGGCGCACAAACCAAACATAGACCGTCTCTTTGCAAATAACCCAATCACGCAGATCGGTGCCTCCGGCCTTGACGTCGGCCTTCCGGACGGCCAGATGGGAAACTCCGAGGTCGGCCATACCAACATCGGAGCGGGCCGCATTGTTTATCAGGAACTGACAAGGATTACAAAATCCATTCAGGACGGCGATTTTTTTGAAAATCCCGCCTTTCTTGCCGCCGCGGACAACGCGGCGAAAAACGGCGGCGCCCTGCACCTGATCGGCCTGCTTTCCGCGGGCGGCGTGCACAGCCACAACCGGCACCTTTACGCGCTGGTCGAGCTGGCCAAAAGACGCGGCTGCAAAAAAGTCTACGTTCATGCCCTGCTGGACGGCCGCGACGTTCCCCCGGATTCCGGAAAAGGCTATGTCGCCGAATGCGCTGAAAAGCTGAAGGAAATCGGCGTGGGTGAAATCGCCACCGTGATGGGCCGCTACTACGCGATGGACCGTGACAACCGCTGGGAACGCGTGGAAAAGGCATACGCCGCCATGGCGTACGGAGAAGGAATCCAGTGCGGCGACCCGGTTCAGGCTATCGAGGATTCCTATCAGAAAAAAGTAACCGACGAATTCGTCGTTCCCACCGTCTGCGCAAAGGATGCCGCCGTCAAAGCGAACGATTCCGTTATTTTCTTCAATTTCCGGCCCGACCGTGCCCGCGAAATCACGCGCACCTTTGTTGATCCGGACTTTCAGGGCTTTGAGCGCAGAAACGGGTTCTTCCCCCTCACCTATGTCTGCATGACGCAGTATGACGCTACCATGCCCAACGTTCTGGTCGCCTTTAAGCCCCAGTCGCTGAAAAACACCTTCGGCGAATATATTTCCGACAAGGGCCTGACCCAGCTGCGGATTGCCGAAACGGAGAAATACGCCCACGTCACTTTCTTTTTCAACGGCGGTGTGGAAAAACAGTATCCGGGCGAAGACCGCGTCCTGATCCACTCCCCCAAGGTTGCGACCTATGACCTGCAGCCCGAAATGAGCGCGTATGAAGTCACGGACGCTTTGGTGGAACGCATCAAGAGCGGAAAATACGACGTCATCATCCTGAATTTTGCCAACTGCGACATGGTGGGCCACACCGGCATTTTCAGCGCCGCCAAGGCCGCCGTGGAAGCGGTCGACGCCTGCGTAGGCAGAGTGGTTCATGCCATTTCCGAGGCGGGCGGCGTCGCTCTGATTACGGCCGACCACGGCAACGCCGATAAAATGTACGAAGAAGACGGTTCTCCCTTCACCGCACACACGACAAATCCCGTCCCGTTCTGTGTGGTCGGGTATCCGTGCAGGCTCCGCTCCGGCGGAAGGCTGGCGGACATTGCCCCGACCATGCTCAAAATTCTGGATCTTCCCCAGCCGCCGGAAATGGACGGCGTCAGCATCATCGAATGA